GCGGGTGACCGAGCGGGCCGGCAGCGTGGAGACCGGTGTGGTCATCGCCGGCTCTCCGGCCGCGGTGGCCGCGGGCCCGGTGGACCGGGCCGAGGTGGTGCCCACGGCGGCAGCGCCGGCACGGCCGGTGCAGCGGGAGACGCTGCCCTTGCGGGAGCCGGCCTTCGCCGACGCCGGGACCAACTCGGCGTTCGGGCCCGGCGGCGGGTTCGCCTCCAGCCGGGAGATCGCGGCGGCGCGCGAGCAGGCGGAGACGGCGCCGTACGGGCGCGGGCTGCCGGCCGGCGACCCGGTCTTCGAGGCCGGCGGGCGGGAGACGCCGCGCGGCCCGGCGTACGGGGCGGTGCCCCGGGAGAGCTCGGTGCCGGCCGGGGACCCGGTCTTCGAGCCGGCCGGGCGGGACCTGATGCCGTCCCGGGAGCACGTGAACGGGCGGCACGCGGCGCCCCACGACGACGAGCCCGGCTCCGGGTGGTCCGGGTCGTCCTGGCACAACACGCTCTGGTCGAGGGAGCGGGGGCCGTCGGGCGCCGGTGCGCCCGAGCCCGGTCCCGTCCGCGCGGGCAGCCCCGGCGGCCCGGCCCGGCCGGGCAACCCCGGTGCGGTCCGGCTGGTGGCCGACGGCCGCCCGCCCCTGCCCGAGGAGACCAGCCAGACCGTGACCCGGCTGGCCCAGCTGCTGCGGGAGAACCCGACGCTCGCCTCCAGCTGGAGCCGGGAATCGGCGGAGTGAGCCGGGAGCGAAGCGGAGCAGCACGGTGACCGACCGGGACCTGCCGATCGGGGTCTTCGACTCCGGGGTGGGCGGTCTCACCGTGGCCCGGGCCATCCTGGACCAGCTGCCGGACGAGCCGGTGCTCTACGTCGGCGACACCGCCCACGGGCCGTACGGGCCGCTGCCGATCGCGGAGATCCGCCGGACCGCGCTGGCCGTCATGGACGCGCTGGTCGAGCAGGGCGTGAAGCTACTGGTGATCGCCTGCAACACGGCCAGCGCGGCCTGCCTGCGCGACGCCCGGGAACGGTACGACGTTCCCGTGGTCGAGGTCGTGCTGCCCGCGGTCCGGCGGGCGGTCGCGGCCACCCGGACCGGGCGGGTCGGGGTGATCGGGACGGCCGCGACCATCGCCAGCGGTGCGTACCAGGACGCGTTCGCGGCGGCGCCGCACGTGCAGGTCACCGCGGCCGCCTGCCCCCGGTTCGTGGACTTCGTGGAGCGGGGGCGGACCAGCGGGCGGCAGGTGCTCGGTCTGGCCGACGCGTACCTCGCCCCGCTGGCGACGGCCGACGTGGACACGCTCGTCCTCGGCTGCACGCACTACCCGCTGCTCACCGGCGTGATCCAGCTGTCCATGGGCGAGGGCGTGACGCTGGTCTCCAGCGCCGAGGAGACCGCGAAGGATGTCTACCGGGTGCTGACCGCGAACGACCTGCTCCGGGACGAGGAGTCCGGGCCGCCGGCGCACCGGTTCCTGGCCACCGGCGACCCGGAGCCGTTCCACCGCCTCGCCCGCCGCTTCCTGGGACCGGAGGTGGGCACCGTCGACGCCGCTACGGTGCCGGTGTGAGCGGACGGCCGGGCGCGGCGGCGGCTGGACCGGAGCGCCCGCCGGCCCGCCGCCGCGCTCAGCCCAGAGGCGCGGAGGAGGGGCGCCCGGCCGGTGGCGAACAATGGGCAGAGTGAGACTGACGATTGTCGGCTGCTCGGGCAGCGTTCCGGGGCCGGCCAGCGCCGCCTCGTCGTACCTGGTCGAGCAGGACGGCTTCCGGGTGCTGCTCGACCTCGGCAGCGGTGCGTTCGGGGCGCTGCAGCAGCACCTGGACCCGGCCGACGTGGACGCGGTCGTGCTGTCCCACCTGCACGCCGACCACTGCCTGGACCTGACCGCGATGGTCGTGCACCGGCGGTACGGGATGACCGGCGCCCACCGGATCCCGGTCCTCGGCCCGGACGGGACGCACGACCGGATGGCGCTGGCGTACGACCCGGCGGCCCGGGGTGGGCTGCGGGACGTGTTCGACTTCGCCGCGGTGACGCGGGGGGAGCGGGAGCTGGGGCCGTTCCGGCTGCGGTTCGAGCGGGTCAACCACCCGGTGGAGACGCACGCGGTCCGGGTGTCGGCGGGCGGGCGCTCGCTGACGTACTCGGGCGACACCGGGGTCAGCGAGGGCCTGGTCACCGCGGCCAGGGACGCCGACATCCTGCTCTGCG
This genomic interval from Mycobacteriales bacterium contains the following:
- the murI gene encoding glutamate racemase, which codes for MTDRDLPIGVFDSGVGGLTVARAILDQLPDEPVLYVGDTAHGPYGPLPIAEIRRTALAVMDALVEQGVKLLVIACNTASAACLRDARERYDVPVVEVVLPAVRRAVAATRTGRVGVIGTAATIASGAYQDAFAAAPHVQVTAAACPRFVDFVERGRTSGRQVLGLADAYLAPLATADVDTLVLGCTHYPLLTGVIQLSMGEGVTLVSSAEETAKDVYRVLTANDLLRDEESGPPAHRFLATGDPEPFHRLARRFLGPEVGTVDAATVPV
- a CDS encoding MBL fold metallo-hydrolase — its product is MGRVRLTIVGCSGSVPGPASAASSYLVEQDGFRVLLDLGSGAFGALQQHLDPADVDAVVLSHLHADHCLDLTAMVVHRRYGMTGAHRIPVLGPDGTHDRMALAYDPAARGGLRDVFDFAAVTRGERELGPFRLRFERVNHPVETHAVRVSAGGRSLTYSGDTGVSEGLVTAARDADILLCEASCTEDMPHPPDLHLTGREAGEHAAKAGVGRLLVTHIPPWTDRDRVRTEATAAFAQTELVTAGTVYEI